One Streptomyces sp. R28 DNA window includes the following coding sequences:
- a CDS encoding small secreted protein translates to MNKKLAAALSGGAVLVLALTGCTSDEGNPELDAWAKQVCDAVPAQNAKISAAYVAITKAAKDTTSTPKELQQADSKAFQDLADGYKARASLISEAGAPPGVENGAQVQQDVVKKLTALSAAYGDLKKRVDGLNTKNQAKFASGLKDVSAEMKQVETQRKSAIKALKNLESGDTKKALTSQEGCKAAASASTSAAATDS, encoded by the coding sequence GTGAACAAGAAGCTCGCGGCCGCACTGTCCGGCGGTGCGGTACTGGTACTGGCGCTGACGGGATGCACGAGCGACGAGGGCAACCCGGAGCTGGACGCCTGGGCCAAGCAGGTCTGCGACGCCGTGCCCGCCCAGAACGCGAAGATCTCGGCGGCCTACGTCGCGATCACGAAGGCGGCCAAGGACACCACCAGCACGCCCAAGGAGCTCCAGCAGGCCGACTCCAAGGCCTTCCAGGACCTGGCCGACGGCTACAAGGCGCGCGCGAGCCTCATCAGCGAGGCCGGGGCACCTCCGGGGGTCGAGAACGGCGCGCAGGTCCAGCAGGACGTCGTCAAGAAGCTCACCGCCCTCTCCGCGGCGTACGGCGACCTGAAGAAGCGGGTCGACGGGCTGAACACGAAGAACCAGGCGAAGTTCGCGTCCGGCCTGAAGGACGTGTCGGCCGAGATGAAGCAGGTGGAGACCCAGCGCAAGAGCGCGATCAAGGCGCTGAAGAACCTGGAGTCGGGCGACACCAAGAAGGCGCTGACGTCGCAGGAGGGCTGCAAGGCGGCCGCTTCGGCGTCCACGTCCGCCGCGGCCACCGACAGCTGA